The following coding sequences are from one Nitrososphaerota archaeon window:
- a CDS encoding NosD domain-containing protein, which translates to MKHLKVVIGILICILIMAFASICLQVQASKTIYVPDNFPTIQDAINNAIPGTTIIVRDGTYRENIIIEEKNDLIIKSEHGPKYTIICNTKEISEENIIEIIACKNIVFQGFTLINDKDSIAYGMEIMSNNVHIKSNIIKGPNINIAIILDNCHGIKIENNTLRETFHGIRMDRSDYCTISDNLIIGMDWHGIHLRHNNHDITIDHNIISSCLKDGINLESGSYVEIFLNSITGCQVGIRVDSPGNSIYLNNFVANDQHIAIEKANTIWNSEPLDYIYDKKKYHGCLGNFWDDYKGSDQNHDGVGDIPYKISEEQIDKYPLMELIKFYTIITFIEKTTTTSIVSLTQTTTSLTSITTLTTYTSPSYTTTTTSEIPISSIGMSILIIALIILIAIVLFLLLLKRIKKEKRSNNI; encoded by the coding sequence TTGAAACATTTGAAAGTTGTTATAGGCATACTTATTTGTATATTAATAATGGCATTTGCTTCAATTTGTCTACAAGTACAAGCAAGCAAAACAATTTATGTTCCAGATAATTTTCCAACAATACAAGATGCTATAAATAATGCAATCCCTGGAACAACAATAATCGTAAGAGATGGAACCTATAGAGAGAATATTATCATTGAAGAGAAAAATGATTTAATTATAAAATCTGAGCATGGACCAAAATATACAATAATATGTAACACTAAAGAAATTAGTGAAGAGAATATTATTGAAATTATTGCTTGTAAAAATATAGTATTCCAAGGTTTCACATTAATCAATGATAAAGATTCTATTGCTTATGGAATGGAAATAATGTCAAACAATGTTCACATTAAATCAAACATAATAAAAGGTCCAAATATTAATATTGCAATAATTTTAGATAACTGTCATGGCATAAAAATAGAAAATAATACTTTAAGAGAAACTTTTCATGGAATAAGAATGGATCGTTCAGATTATTGTACAATTTCAGACAACCTTATAATTGGTATGGATTGGCACGGGATACATCTTAGGCATAATAATCATGATATAACTATAGATCATAATATTATTTCATCATGCCTTAAAGATGGTATTAATTTAGAAAGTGGTTCATATGTTGAGATTTTCTTAAATAGTATAACAGGTTGCCAAGTAGGCATTAGAGTCGATTCTCCAGGAAACTCAATATACTTAAACAATTTTGTAGCAAATGATCAACATATAGCAATTGAAAAAGCAAATACGATCTGGAATTCCGAACCTTTAGATTATATTTATGACAAAAAGAAATATCATGGCTGCTTAGGAAACTTTTGGGATGATTACAAAGGTTCAGATCAAAACCATGATGGAGTAGGCGATATTCCATATAAAATTTCCGAGGAACAAATTGATAAATATCCTTTAATGGAATTAATTAAATTCTACACAATAATAACATTTATAGAAAAAACAACTACAACGTCAATTGTTTCACTTACTCAAACTACAACTTCATTAACATCGATTACAACATTAACTACTTACACTTCTCCATCCTATACCACTACCACCACATCTGAAATTCCGATATCATCAATTGGTATGAGTATTC
- a CDS encoding DUF3782 domain-containing protein, with amino-acid sequence MIEEFLERLEKDKKLRMAVAGILGFKEILERISKHDMKFDEIINELKAIREEQIIHTKKLMEHDTKFNEVVTELRALREEQAIHTKKLIEHDMKFNEIVTELKAIREEQAIHTKKLMEHDIKFDKINESIKSLEKRVEVTIGSVGKRWGEDLERTTMEIFKEALEKRGIEPGKVSKFKFKDKDGSYTGRRGEIIDVDILIEDEKLYIIEVKSHAELDHVERLIDKVPVVEKVLNRKAEKVYLVAVNINDDAFERAKEEKIEVIYGSIIKGSEEM; translated from the coding sequence GTGATTGAGGAATTCTTAGAAAGGCTAGAGAAAGATAAAAAATTAAGAATGGCCGTAGCTGGGATTCTTGGCTTTAAAGAAATACTTGAAAGAATCTCAAAGCATGATATGAAATTTGATGAAATTATAAATGAGTTGAAAGCAATAAGAGAAGAGCAAATAATTCATACAAAGAAATTAATGGAGCATGATACAAAATTTAACGAAGTTGTAACCGAATTAAGAGCTTTGAGAGAAGAACAAGCAATTCATACAAAAAAATTAATAGAACATGATATGAAATTTAATGAGATTGTAACAGAATTAAAAGCAATAAGAGAAGAACAAGCAATACATACAAAGAAATTAATGGAGCATGATATAAAATTTGACAAGATAAATGAAAGCATAAAGTCTCTTGAAAAAAGAGTTGAAGTAACTATTGGAAGCGTGGGAAAGAGATGGGGAGAAGACCTTGAAAGGACGACTATGGAAATATTCAAAGAAGCTTTAGAAAAGAGAGGAATAGAACCTGGAAAAGTATCAAAATTCAAATTTAAGGATAAAGATGGAAGTTATACGGGAAGAAGAGGGGAAATAATAGATGTAGATATTCTAATAGAAGATGAGAAGCTTTATATAATAGAAGTAAAGTCCCATGCTGAGCTTGATCATGTTGAGAGACTCATTGATAAAGTACCAGTTGTGGAGAAAGTATTAAATAGAAAAGCTGAAAAAGTTTACTTAGTAGCAGTAAATATAAATGATGATGCTTTTGAAAGAGCTAAGGAAGAAAAAATAGAAGTAATTTATGGTAGTATAATAAAAGGTTCTGAAGAAATGTGA